From one Xyrauchen texanus isolate HMW12.3.18 chromosome 17, RBS_HiC_50CHRs, whole genome shotgun sequence genomic stretch:
- the LOC127657593 gene encoding beta-chimaerin-like isoform X3: protein MKKQGCVSTGGPPYLYSLSLPASSIYLQHRPDYFFSTLAECSFVSEVLPVIKLSPECLVTISGFDTDISLICYYLVHTFRGPHWCEYCANFMWGLISQGVRCSDCGLNVHKQCSKLVPSDCQPDLSRIKKVFSCDLTTLVKAHNTPRPMVLDMCIKEIENRGLKSEGLYRVSGFTEHIEDVRLAFDRDGEKADISANVYTDINIIAGALKLYLRDLPIPVITYDVYYKFIQAAKITDPDSRLEAVHDGLLQLPPAHYETLRYLMTHLKRVTVYEKENYMTAENLGIIFGPTLMRPPDQYTLSTLNDMRYQKIIVQLLIEHEDILF from the exons ATGAAAAAGCAGGGCTGTGTCTCCACAGGGGGTCCACCCTACTTATACTCTCTTTCGTTACCAGCCTCCAGTATTTACTTACAGCACAGACCtgattatttcttcagcacttTGGCTGAGTGCAGTTTTGTGTCTGAAGTGCTGCCTGTCATCAAACTGTCACCTGAGTGCTTGGTGACCATCTCTGGATTTGACACGGATATCAGCTTAATTTGTTATTATCTG GTGCACACCTTCAGAGGCCCACATTGGTGTGAATACTGTGCTAACTTCATGTGGGGTCTTATCTCCCAGGGCGTCCGTTGTTCAG ACTGTGGACTGAACGTGCACAAGCAGTGCTCTAAACTGGTGCCCAGCGACTGTCAGCCAGACTTGAGCCGGATCAAGAAGGTCTTCAGCTGCGATCTCACCACGCTGGTCAAAGCCCACAATACACCACGGCCGATGGTTCTGGACATGTGTATCAAAGAGATCGAGAACAGAG GGTTGAAATCAGAGGGTCTCTACAGAGTGTCTGGCTTCACAGAACACATCGAAGACGTCAGATTGGCTTTTGATAGAG ATGGTGAGAAGGCAGACATCAGTGCCAATGTATACACCGACATCAACATCATTGCTGGAGCGCTGAAGCTTTATCTGCGAGACCTGCCTATTCCAGTCATCACATATGACGTTTACTACAAATTCATACAGGCAGCAA AAATAACAGACCCAGACTCTAGACTAGAGGCAGTTCACGATGGCCTCCTTCAGCTCCCCCCAGCCCACTATGAGACCCTGCGTTACCTGATGACACACCTGAAGAG GGTCACCGTGTATGAGAAAGAAAATTACATGACCGCAGAGAATCTAGGAATTATTTTTGGACCAACGCTCATGCGGCCACCAGACCAATACACGCTCAGCACTCTCAACGACATGAGATATCAGAAAATTATTGTTCAACTCCTGATAGAGCACgaggacattttgttttaa